The Apium graveolens cultivar Ventura chromosome 3, ASM990537v1, whole genome shotgun sequence sequence GTGATTGTCTAACGAATACTTGTAGTCTGAGTTCTTAGAATGCATGTGTGTCCAAGCATCTGAATCAGTTTACTTTTGTTGTGTCGAGTTTTGGTGAATCGAACAGGTTGTTGTTTATTGTTTggatttataatttaaatttgcATAGAAACAGTTGATGTTTGTAGTGAATCTGGGTTTGTGTTTTGGTGTCTGTATTTGTACGAATAAGAGGTTTAATTTATGTAAAAATCTGGGCTTGTTCTTTATTTTTGTGACTGTTCGTGATATGTGTTGTAGgcgtatatatgtatgtataggttGTGTGATGTACTTTGGTGTTTCGATTTTAAGATTAATTGCTTCTGAGTAGCTTTTGtgtttctttctttttccttttcttcccgAAATGGCATAGACTTCGGGGTTATATGGGTAGGAGGGGTAGAAGGAAACAATTGGCTAACCTTAAACGTAGACCTGACCGTCCCTATTTTGGATTTCCCGAACATTCATTGAGTGACTCTTCCCCAGAACCAGAAAATATATCTCCCCGTCGCCAAGCTGTAGTTGAGGAGTTTCCTACCTTCCTTTTAAACCCCGGGCAGACTTTGGGTAGGAGAGATGGGTCTTGGGTAGACATAGATCACTACTTTGTTCAGACCTGTGAGAATAGTCATCCCCACGATTACTACTTCAGGGACCTTACTACCGCTTACAGGCCCGGGGGCATAGAACCTTATGATGGGGCCCGTATGGATCAGTTTTTCTATAATGCTCCCGGGACTAGATATGTTCCAGCTCCCCGTCATCCCGACCTCTCCGAGTATACCTTTCAGCAGATAGATGATCTAGTGAAGGTCGTCTTCCATTTCGGGGATGATATGGAGTGGAGGTGGCCCGAGCCTCACGAGAGGGTTTATCACTGCCCCGTTGGTGGTTGGGTAGGAGTTCCTCTAGAGCATCTACGTAGCATAAGGCCCAACCTTCATCAATTTACCAAGTCTCTGTCTCGTGATGTCTACGGGATACCTTTCACCCAGTTGGCCCCGAATTCTGTTAAGTGGGTTTCTTGGTTCCTTGCCTGCTGCCATGTAAAGAAGTATATTCCCACGTTTAAACTTTTCCACTACCTTTTTAAGATTAAGAAGTCCACATTGCCTCCCCTTTTTGAGTTTACCTTTAATATAGATAGTTGTGGGCTCCCTTCCGATGCCAAAAAAACACCCGTCTTTATGTTGAACTCGCTCCGGGGCTGGCACCAGGAGTTCATCTCCGCCCGGGGCTGGGACCTGGAGTTTATGCCTTTGTacaaaaatgctttaaaaaatAACAGGTTCCCATCCGAGCGGCTCGGTGGAGATGCCCTGGTGAAGATGTATGATTTTGTGGTTGCTCTTGGTGCCCAGTGGACCCGGGATACCTTTTTAGATAACCAAACATTGTTTAATGTTGGCTGTAAGTGCTTTACATTAGTAGTTTTTTCCTTGTACTTTTCTTGATGTATATCTTTGCCCTGGTGCTTCTTTTTAAAACCGTTGTTCCTTGTGCAGGTTTTCCCTTCCTTAAACCTTTCCATCACGCTATATCGCAACAATTTAAGGATTTGGCCGGAAGGTTCAAGAAGATCGGTGGCGCTATGCAGTTGGACTCGGGAAAGAAGACAGCTGGTGTGGGTAGTGGCTCTCAGGCCCGGGATGCTGGTTCCTCGGAAAATAGTGTAAGGCAAAGTGCCCCGGTGGTTACTACACATATTGTCCCAGAGCCCGAGGAGGTTGAGGTGCTGGAGTTGGACGAAGAAGAGGTTGGAACTTTGAACTCTCGCAAGAGGAAGGCTGTGGAGGAAGTTGCTGGTGGTTCCGGAACCCCCCAACGTAGGAGGGTTTCTGCTTCGGGCCCTACCGAGGAGGAGAGCTAAAAGTTGATGGAGGAGGATGCGTTGAAAAACCTCTTAGCCCGGATGACATTGGATGATCGCCGGAATGAGATGTTTGAGAACTATACCACCCCTGCTGACTTTGATTGCTATGCCAAGGAGGATCTGGATACCTTCCTCGATCTTCTGGTTCAGGATGTTTCGGAGGTAAGACTGTTCCCTTATTATTTTCCTTCCTATCTTTGCATTAGTACTGAGTCGTTTATTTTCATGCCAACGCTCGGATCAGCGGCTGTTCCACTATTCTTCATAATTACCGCATAAGGGAGGCCAAGAATAAAGTTGTGGTGAAGAAGCTGTCTAAGGAGAAGGAAATATTCACCAAGTACCGGGAGGTGAAGGAGAGGGAGTCCTGTGAACATAAGAAGGTTGTTGCTGAGGCGGTGAAGGCCCGGGAGGCTGCTGAGCAGATGGTTGGATCCCTCCGGGCGGAGGTGGAGAATTTGAAGAAAGAGCTAACTGTCAGGCCCCGAGCAGAGGAGGTGCTTGAGTCTTTAGGGGTACCCCAGCTTACTACGAGGAGCTCAACAACAAGATCTTTTAGAAGGTCAACATCTGCTGGGACATTGCTTCTGCTTATCTGGATGAGAATCCGGGTGGTGACATGGACGGGTTCATAGAGATGTACCTCGCAGAAGAGCTCCGACGTGAAGAAGCCAGAGCTGCTGAGGCGGGTACTTCCGGGACACAGCCGCCTCCCCCTCCCTAAGAGGGCCGCGAGAAGACTCCTCCTCCTTCCGAGCACTGAAGAATGAAGACCCGGGCTTTGTGCCTTGTAATTTATTTTTCGTAGTTTGCTGTCATTTCAGACTTAGCCCTTGTGGCTTTTTGACTTGTTATTTGGATTTCGTATGAGTGGTTTGAATTTGTTACGGGGCTTGGTTTGCCCCGGGTATGCATGTAAATATATTTCCCTTTCTGTATTTGGTTTTGATTTCTTACAtcgaaatttttctaagtacacgCGGTTCGTGTTATGGTCCCCGGGATGggggttttaaaattttaactgaataaaattttgtaagtacacatggtttgtgttaTGGTCCCCGGGTTgggggtttaaaattttaactgaataaaattttgtaaataCACATGGTTTGTGTTATGGTCCACGGGatggggtttaaaattttaactgaataaaattttgtaagtacacatggtttgtgttatggtccccgggatggggtttaaaattttaattgaataaaattttgTAAGATGGCGACATTAATCATATGACAACGAGATTATACAGAGCTGTGGGGTGCTCGAAGCAAAGTTTTCATTTAAAtcataataaaacaaaaatacaTTTCGGGGAAAACGTTGAAAGTTACATCAAGCTGTTATAGCCTAAAAGCAGAGGAGATCCCGGAATGTGTGCCCTACCTTtactggtagaatttccttaggcGGGCTCCGTGCCAAGTGTTTGGGACTTCGGTTCCACCGAGATAGcttagcttgtaggttcctcgGCGGAGCACTTCCTTAACCATATAGGGGCCTTCCCAGTTGGGTTGCAGTTTTCCCTGATTGGTAGGGTCCGAGGCTTCGGTGTGCCGGAGTACCAAGTCTTCCGCTTTATACTCTCTGATTTTTGCCTTTTTCGCGAAGTAGAGCTTTGTCTTTTCTTTGTAGCTTTCCATCCTTTTTACTGCTTTGTCTCTTACTTCGTCTAGGAGCTCCAGGTTGGTCTTGAGTCCTTCGATGTTTGAGATCTCGTCGAAGTTGACGACCTTGGGGGAGGGGGATCCGGTTTCGACTGGTATGCGAGCTTCGGTGCCGTATGCAAGCTTGAAGGGGGTTTCATTGGTTCCCGTCCTGGGGGTGGTTCTGTAGGACCACAAGACTTTCGGAAGCTCATCAGGCCAAGTTTTCTTGGACTCTTCTAGTCTTTTTTCCAGGCCCCGGAGTATGGTTTTGTTAGTTACTTCGACATGTCCATTTCCCTGAGGATGTGCAACCGATGCCCTTTTGTGCTTGATTCTGAGCTCTTTCAAATATGCTTCGAAGTCGGACCCGACGAACTGTGGACCATTGTCGGAGACAAGAATTAccgggatcccgaacctcatgaTGATTAAATCCATAAACTTGATACAATCTTGTTGATTGATTGTCCTCATGGTCTTAGCTTCTGCCCACTTGTCATGTAATCAATGGCTACTAAGACGTAGCGGAGGTCACCTTTCGCTCGGGGAAAGGGGCCCATGATATCTATGCCCCAAACAGTAAATGGGATCGGAGATAATACCGATGCTGGCAGGCTGGGGCTTTGTCTGGGAATGTTGCTGAATTTCTGGCACTGGGGGCATTTCTTAACATAGGCGATGGAGTTGAAGTGGACAGGTTGCCAGTAATATCCCAGAATCATGTTGTAAGAGGATGCAGCACTTATCACGTAGAACTTCATGACATGAGATACCTGCCGGGGTGTGGCACCAAAGACCACGGGAAGGTATATTACCCCGCGGATCGGGATCATATTGTTCCCGAATCCGTAGAGAGGGTCTTCGAGGCATGGATCCATGCGGAGGTGTCCCAACTTCATCCTGTTAAGGGTATGCTCAATAACAATGTTAGCTGAGGAACCGTTATCAACCAAAATTCTTTGTACCTCATTGTCGGCGTTGTCGAGAGTCACGACCAGGGCTTGGTTGTGCTCGGGATCCAGGCCCTCATAATCGGCATTGGAGAAATATATGTGTTCATCTTCAGCAGGCTGGATCATCATGACATCATTGTCCACATCTAGACCCCGGGGTGGGGAGGATGTTCCTCCAAAGATCATGTTGACCACGTGTTTCCCGCCGCCAGAGGGCTTATCTCTGTCATCGAGTCTTCTTTGTAGGTACTGGTTCATGTTGCCCTTTTTGATTTGGTCTTCAATGAACATTTTGAAAGAGAAACAGTTCTCTGTGGTGTGGCCATGATCCTCGTGATACCCGCAATGTTTGTCTCGGGCCATGTTCCCCGGGGGTGCCAACAGCGGCTTCGGGGGGTAATAAAAGGGTTTTCCTTTGACTTCTCTCAAGATGTCGGCCCGGGGCAGGTTGAGTGGAGTCCATTCGGGCTCCGGTTTTGGCTCATTTTGGGCTTGGGCTTTCTTTCAATCTTCTGTGGTCTGGAGTAGTCGTCCCGGGGTGGGATCCCCCGAGATTGCTGTACATAATTGGTATGTCTGTCTGTTCTATGTCTCTTTTCTTTTCTGTAGGAGGAGCGGCGTTCCGGAGACTCATCATCATCCCGGATCTGCCTGTTCATCTTCATCGAGGTGAGGAAGTCATTTTCCTTGATAAACTTCGAAGCCATCGCATAAGCCGAAGCAAGGATTTGGGGCTCCCTATGGATCAGGTCCTTCACGTAGCCTTCGCATGAAACCGGGTGGAGATTACGCCGAAAAATATTCACGGCTTCCTTCTCCTCAAGGTTGGAGAGCTGGTCAACTGATTCCTGAAACCTTTTAATGAATTCTGGTAGAGTTTCTCTGCTTCTTTGTTAAATGGTTTCTAAGTGGCACATCTGGAACTCGTTCATGCGGTTCGCCCTGAACCTCTTGAGAAATATCTCCCGGAAGTCTTTCCAATAGTCGATGCTCCGGGAGGAGATTTTGCTGAACCATTTTTGCGCCCCTCCCTTTAGTGTTGAAGCGAAGAAACGACATTTGGTAAGGTCATTGTAATCATATATGTTTGAGATTTGTTCAAAGTAGTTGAGATGTTCTTCAGGGTCGACGAGCCCATCAAAAGAGTCGAAGTTGAAGTGTTTGAATGTTGATTCCCTGGGGTGGATTCCAGTTTTCTAGTGAAGGGCGTGGCCTCCACCCCGACTTTCACGTCTCCTTCCACCTTTCTTTTGAGATCCCGAAGAACTCGGGCCATTTGCTTCTGCTTAGATTCCTTCTCTGGTTCTGAATCCGTAGAGACATGAATCCGGCGTATTTTCTTCTTTAGTTTGGCTTCCTCCTCTTAGACCCTCTTTTCAATGTTAGCTTTCGCCTTGGCCTCTTCTTCCTTCCGGATGCGGTCCCGGTGTGTGGCTCTCTTGATCTCGTCTCGGGCGTCCTCTGACGGCCTCTTAGTTCTGCCAATTCGGTCCAAGACTGAGCCCCGGGATTCTCCCGAGTGCTCTTTCTGGTCTTCGGGACGGGTCTCAGGAGCCTTGTTCTTTTCTTTCTACAGGTCCGTAGCCGCTTGAATCTGCTCCGGGGTCATATTTTCCCAAGGGTTTGTAGAGGTTTCAGCATACTTGTGGGTTGTTTTCTCTATAGTTATCCTCTGGTCCCCGGGCTGGAGCTGAGATGAAACACGAGTTAAGGGGGGCTATTCTTCTATATCTTCCATCTCGTCGTCCCTGGGCGGGGCAACGGTGGGCTGAATAGTTCCGGAGATCGAAGTTTTGCTTTTTCTCGTGGTCATTAGTTTCAGAACGGATTATGGGAGATAGTAGCAGGGGTGCACCAGGGTGTGTGACTGTTCAGGAGGGAAAAATAAGAAAAGTGAGTTGTGAAGAGACTGAGGGTTTTGTTCTTACCAGAGAGAGGATTTCCTTGGCTTTTGGAGCTGTGTAATGTAGCTGGAGATGACACCACACCGCCGGAGGTTCgaccctccttctagcgccaatgataactATGTTTCTTCCCGAGTCTTCTCCTTTCTCACGTGAGCTAGGGCCCAGCTTCCGTAGCGGTTGGAGTGAGGTTAACCTGCTAGGTAGGGGTCTCTGCAAAACGGAACCGGAGGGGGGGTCGTTTCTCGCGGCAACTCCGGTGAGAGAGTAAGAAATGGGttttcttgaagaagaagaagaagaagaagaagagggaagaaaGAGCTATTCAAAATATGTGTAATGGGGTGTGTATAGGCGTGTAGCGGTCAAATATTTTTCAACCCCTAAAACCCTCTTTTTGGGGTCTTTTATAGGTCCCAAGATTTAGGGTTTTTggggtttgtacctcttcatcctGACCTTTGATCATTCTTGGTTGGTGATTGATTGGATGGTTCGGATGGACTGTATGGTCAGGTGTCCTTTCTCCATCAGAGTTGCCTCTGGATCTTTACCTATGGACGGCTGGGATGCAATTGTTCCATTTTGGGTAACATGAGACAGTTGACTCTTTTGTCATATGCCACGTGGCACCGGGGACCACCCCGACTTAGGCCTGGGGTGTTATCTCTTTTGGGCTTCTGTTCCTTTATTTGGGATTGTTTACTTCTGGCCTATGAGGCTTGTAAACTTATATTACCATGGAAACTTTGAAAAACATCCCAAAGAGTGGGAGTTGAAGCAGAAGAGAATGCTATAAACATTGCTATGTTGCTGGCCAGCAGCAAGGGTTCGGAAAGTCTGACAAAAGGGACAAGTCAGATTAAGTTATGAATTTGAGACTAAATATGTTAGTATATCTTCACAATTTTTGGTCGAATTGGGATAGTTAACAGGTCAACCTGAATCCGATATGTATATGTTTCCGTATTCTTAGAAAAACAGGGATTGTTGTATTGTTGTTGAACACCTAACTGAGCCTCAAAGCTGATTCCAACATAAAAGGAATTATTCCATAATATTGAACTAAAAACATGACATGAAGTAAATCACGAGAGTTGAACCCATATGATGCACTATCACACGTTATAAATTTATAATACACTACTACATGCTGCTAAATAACAGGCAGATCCTCAAGCTTCTCTTTCAGGTAGATTTAATTCACCACAACAATAAATTATATCATCAGAAATGTCAAAAAAAAAACAATAGAGTAAATTGATCGGGGGCAGATAGTTGTACTTCAGAATCAAATATTTACAAATTAAAGCCAAAAAAATGAAATGAAAAAATACCCTTTTGATTTCAAAATGTGAGTTGAAGGAAAGCTGTGCCCTAAAGCATAAGTGAGATTTAATTACACTGTTGTATTTTGTATATTACTGTATGTCCAAGTTTTTACggtattttttattaaattttatataaagAAATTATGTAAATGATACTATGTTATAAacttaattttaattaatttttgatGATTTTAAGTTTCAGAGTTGAATCAAGTGATGCCCAGGAGTAGAAAGCTAGATTTATCCTTTTTCATTTTACATAATGAATATGAATTTATAATAAGTGTATTTGTAATTCTTAATACTTAATTTACAAGAAACCTTGACCTCTTTCCGAGAACAGGGTTTGCATAAGGCACACATGTATGGTATGTGCAAAATCACTGTTTTTGCAAACATCAACCCTGTTTTAAATTACTATACATATCTAAAACATGCATAGCATTTAGACTACTGAACTAGTTTCCAGACATGAATGTGACCTCAAAAACAAGCAGGCAATCAAGCATCCCCAATTTTAATTTGACGTTTCTCTAGAAACTTAACTATTTGCATCATTACGGGACGACTCTGTGGATAATATTCCAAACAACACATAGCCAGGGCCGTGATATCAATTCCACTGCGAGCATCATAGAGTGGATCATCCTGAAGCTTCTTGTGAACCAAAGAACAATCAGGCTTGAACTCTTTCTTGGCCCAACAATCTGCTTTTGTCTCTTTTTTATTTTCTGGATTAAAAGCTTTTTTCCCTATTATACTTAAAAGCAACGCTCCATAAGAATAGACATCACATTTGACGGACCATGGACTCCTTGCACCTATCATCGCAGAAGCAACTTTAATTATCATAAGAGCATAGAAAGCAGAATCTGAACAAGAATTATAGTTATGGCTGATAGCATACCTAGCAATTTTCCTGCAGAGATCAGACGTGGATCAATATAACCAGGCGATCCCCATATGGACCCATTTGGCACATCTCCGAAAAAACCACCAGTTAACATTGAAAGATCAAATAGTATAGGGTTGCAATCCTACATCAAACAATAAAACTGGATCCCTTGAGACATTTGACGTGGAAAAATACATGCATGAACAAAGCCAACTGTAAATACAGTACTGACCTTATCAATCATTATGTGAGCTGCAGATATATTCCGCACCAAGTAATCACTGCGGTGCAATTCCTCAAGAAGACGCGCAAATTGAAGTGCAATGTTGACAGTCTGCTGCCAGTTGATCTCATCTGTGACAAACTAAGCTTTTAAGAAGGGAATAGAGAAAAATAGATACATGGAAGATTCTACCCAAAAATTAATAAACAGGGCAAATCGATATTGTCACTCGCAGAAAAAGAAGAAACAGTAAGCAATGTGATGATACAAAAATTAGTTTAAGAAACAGAGCAAAGAAGACATATGTGCAAACTGCAAAGTATAGGATAGTTAGATAAATGGATCAAAACACTACCTTTATTTAATAAATTGTGCAGGGTATCTAGTGGACTGATATCGTATATAGTTGCTAATAACTCATCAGACTCGAAACATCCAACCAACTTCACTAAATTTGGATGATTGTGATGCTTTAAGAACAAAACCTCCGTCTGAAAAGGAAAAAAATTAATTTGGGATTAATCAGAAATATATCTTCATGCTAGGAAGTAGGAACAAAAAAGATGAACTATAGTTCTAGAACACGGAAAATTAGCAATGTACTTTTAATTTTGACCGGAGATCTTGCAAAGAGCATTTCTGTTGTTCCCAAATTTTCAAAGTCACGTCCTTTTCTTCTCCCGACTTGTCATCATGTTTAATTTTTCCCCGGTACAACTTTCCGAACTGGGTAATTGCAATTAGATTTTCAGAGCTAAATTCATTAGTTGCTAATTTCAGCTGATCTTGTGTGAATTTTTCTGGATGATATTGTAAAACTAAGTCCATACCTACACACAATTTCAACATTACCATTTCAATATTAGGTAATACAAGATGACAAAAGCAAAATATAACAAGTCCTTCGTCTAAGATACATGTACAGGGTGGTGACCGATGTTGGCCATTTTTACCATAATTCTAAAAAAAACTGCCAAATAAAAAGTACAATTGATAATAAATCGTCCCAAATTTGATACATGACGGTGGTGGAACAAAGGGGGTTCTAGCCTAAACTATAGCCTCGACTTACCTTCATAAACCAATACAACTTTTTTCCTTAAACAATGACTTTTAGCTAAAAAATTGAAGATTTTTTTTAAGCCCCGGATGGCCTTGAAAAGTAAGTTACAATTTTATTTAAGACTTTACGGTTTTGAAATCCTGATTCTGCCTCACATGTGATAATAGCGCTACTAAAAAGGCATACACGCAGTGGGAAAAACGTGCATTGCCCAGGATGTTTCACATGTACACAAGTGTATACATGTGATATTTATGCTCTATGAGCATGTCCAATAATACTGCTAATATACATATAGCTACTGCTATATTATATTTATGACTGTCAAAACTCAAAAGTGATGTTTGGTGCTGATACAGAACTTTTAGTCCAATGCATAGTTTTAAAAAAGAAACCGAATAGCTCTGAATATCTCTGAATTGCATCTATCCATATCTGAAATACTGTGTGCTATCTTTCAATTATCCATTTTCTCGCCATAATTGAAATGCTGAAATTTTACATGCTTCTTTGACAATTATAGGAATGTCCATACTTGTAACTATTCTTTTTGTTGCTAATTTAACTACATTTAGGAATGAGGATTAAGCATAGCATGATGCTATCTTACCTCCATGTTTGGCATTGCATTGAAGTTGTGTTTTCTATTTTTGGTAC is a genomic window containing:
- the LOC141714222 gene encoding uncharacterized protein LOC141714222 yields the protein MRTINQQDCIKFMDLIIMRFGIPVILVSDNGPQFVGSDFEAYLKELRIKHKRASVAHPQGNGHVEVTNKTILRGLEKRLEESKKTWPDELPKVLWSYRTTPRTGTNETPFKLAYGTEARIPVETGSPSPKVVNFDEISNIEGLKTNLELLDEVRDKAVKRMESYKEKTKLYFAKKAKIREYKAEDLVLRHTEASDPTNQGKLQPNWEGPYMVKEVLRRGTYKLSYLGGTEVPNTWHGARLRKFYQ
- the LOC141712290 gene encoding serine/threonine-protein kinase BIK1-like, giving the protein MDLVLQYHPEKFTQDQLKLATNEFSSENLIAITQFGKLYRGKIKHDDKSGEEKDVTLKIWEQQKCSLQDLRSKLKTEVLFLKHHNHPNLVKLVGCFESDELLATIYDISPLDTLHNLLNKDEINWQQTVNIALQFARLLEELHRSDYLVRNISAAHIMIDKDCNPILFDLSMLTGGFFGDVPNGSIWGSPGYIDPRLISAGKLLGARSPWSVKCDVYSYGALLLSIIGKKAFNPENKKETKADCWAKKEFKPDCSLVHKKLQDDPLYDARSGIDITALAMCCLEYYPQSRPVMMQIVKFLEKRQIKIGDA